The DNA sequence CAACGGTGCCGCCCCGACGGACGACACCGTCCTCAACCGCAAGTGCTACACCTTCGACGGGAGCGACGACCACGTCGAGGTACCATACGACGACGCGTTCGACGTGACCGAGGAGCTCACGATGAGCGCGTGGGTCCGCTCGGACGTAGACCCCGACCAGACCGCCGACAACGACTGGCGGGGCATCTGTAGTCGGGTGAGTTCGCCGTACCGCCTGCTGCTGGAGGAGGGTGGAAAGTTCTCCGGGAGCGTCTACGTCGGTGGTACCCGACTAAAAATCGACGCGCCGTCGAGTTACTTCAGCGTCGGGGCGTGGCACCACGTCGTCTACACTCACGTCGCAACGACCGGCGAAGCCGAAATCTACGTCGACGGCGAACTCGCCAACTCGAAGACGTTCACCACGACGGGGACCATCGACACGAACACCAGCCACTGGCAGATTTCCGAGGACGGGACCCACTGGAACGGCGAAATCAGCGACGTTCGCCTGTACGCGACCGCGCTCTCGAGCGAAGCGGTCCGTCAACTCTACGAAAACCGCGCGACGCTCGACGACCGCGGGAGCCTCTACGGACACGAACTGGTAGAACGCCCGGTTCGCCGGGGAGCAGACTGCGCGAGATACGTCTCGGTCGGCAGTACCGCCGAGGTGGCCGCTCTCCGCGACGGAACCGACGTGTACGTCAACAGCGCGAAACGGACGACCCTGAACGCACAGGGCACGGCCTCGCTGTCGGTGTCCGACGGAGACATCGTCTCGGCGGACGAACCGCTCTACTCCGGGAATCAGGTTCCGGGCGTCCCCGTCGGCTGGGAGGGAACTCGGTTCGCGTGGCGGAACAACCGGCACGGACCGATAACTGCCCACGTCTACGCGACTCGCAACGATGCGACGGTCGAAGTCTACCAGACGTCGAACGACCCGGACAACCCTGCTACGACGACGACCGTCGCGGCCCACGCTCACGTCACCGTCTCGACCGGCGACGACGACGACCAGTGGATACTCGAAAGCGACGAACCCGTGGTCGTCTTCCTCGAACCGGGCGCCGACTACCGGCCGCTCTATCCCGCGAACACCGAGATTACCGGCGTCCCCGGCGGTGGCATGCGCGTCGTCGCCGTCGAGGACTCCACGTCGGTCACTGCCTACGCGTCGGACGGGTCCTCCAGTTCGACCACGCTGAACCGCGGCGAGTACTGGAGGCCCTACAGCAACAGCCAGTACGACGGCGTCGCGGTGAATCTGGTCGCGGACGGACCCGTCACCTGCGGGACGCAGGCCGACGGTGACGGCAGTGACATGACGACGTTCTTCGGTCGGCGCGGATTCGCCACCGAGTACGTCCTGCCGGTCGGCGCGGAGTTCGTCACGTTCGCGGGTCTCGAAGAGAACGCGACCGTGGACGTGTACGACCCGTCTGGGTCGAGTCTCGATAGCAAGACGGTCGGCGGCGGGTCGAGTTCGAACGACGACGTGCCGACCTACCTCCAGATAGACGAGGGCAACGTCTCGTACGCGCTGGACGCCGGGACGAAGTTCGTCTGTTCAGCCCCGCAATGGGCGATGTTCGAGAACCGCACGAGTAACGACGAGACGACGTTCTTCGGGTCGTCGCCCGGCGAGAATCACTACATCGCCCCTACGCGCCTGCCGACCGCCGAGGGCGTCGTCGAGGCCGAGGCGTTCGACGAGACCCAGTTCGGCCCTTCGACGGCACTGGCCCGCGACCGCCCCGACGGCCTCGAAATCGGTGGTGAGTTGCATGAACTGTAACGGAGGTCGGCCGTGACGCTCGTCACCCAGTGGACGTTCGACGGCGACCTGCGGGACCGCTCGGGGTACGACCACCACCTCTCCGGGTCGGTGACGTACGCCGAGGGCAAGACCGGGCGGGCGCTCGTCAGCGCGGGCAACGCGCTCGACGTACCCATGACGAGCGAGATAGAAGGCGTCTTCTCCGGCAACGAACTGACCGTTGCGGCCCGACTGCGCATCGACGAGTCGAGCAAGCAGTGGAACGACGTCCTCCGGTACGACGACGAGACGGGACAGGAGCGCCGACTGGAACGGGGCGACGCCGACGCGAACACCGGCCGCGCCGACTACTGTAACAACGTCGGCTTCGCGGACACTACCACGAAACTGTCCGACCACAACGTCGGCCCGGCCGGCGAGTGGTACTCGCTCGTCGTCCGCCGCCTCCCGGACCGGGTCGAGGTCTGGATAGACGGGACGAAAGTGGACGCCGGGAGCGTTTCGGGTTCGATTCCGACGATTTCCGGCGGACTGCGGATTGACGAGGAGGACAACGACACCCGCATCGACGAGATTCGGCTGTACGACCACGCCGTCTCGACCGCCGAAATTCAGCGATTCGCCCGCGGCGCGGTGGGTCGCTGGAAGTGTTCGGACCTCGTGGAACCCATCGACAACATCTACGACTCCGAGAATCTCGGCTCGCAGTGGACCATCGTGACCCACGGAAACGGGACCGCGACGCTCTCGGCCACGGACGACGACACCGCACCTAGCGCGCCCGAGAGTACGACGAAACTCGTCGCGGAGAAAGAGACTACGGGCGACGACCCCGACACCAGCGGCGGCGACAAGGTGTGGCACGGAGACTACAAGAAGGGCGCGGACAGCGTCACCGCTTCTGCGGGTGACACGTTCACCTTCTCGGGGTGGTACCGCTTAACCGACTCCACGGGAGACCCGCGAAACCTCAGATGTGACCTCTACGCGACCGACGAGTCGTGGAACAACTACTCGACCGATGGCACGGTTCGATTGGAAGCCGACAGCACGTGGCATCGCTTCGAGAACACGGTCGAACTCACCGAAGACAAGGAGGTCACGCCGTCGTGGCAGTGGAGCTACGACTACGGCTACCAGAAACTGGAACTGTGCGGACTACAGGTCCAGTACGCCACGGCACCGTCCGACGAGTTCGTGCAGGGAAAGGGGTCCCGTCCGGGAACCGCCCCCGACAGCACCGGTCACGGCCACGACGGCGACCCGACCGGAGTCGCGCAGGCCGAGGGGAGCGCCCTCGGGCGGACCTGCGCGTCGTTCGACGGCCATGACGACGAGATTGTCCTCCCCTCGCTCGGCGTGTCGGGCGACCGGTCGCTGACGCTGACGGCGTGGCTCCGCGTAGATGCGGACGCCGGGACGAACAACAACGTCTTCGGGTTCGGCGGCCGCAACGGAGGTGACACCTTCTCTCTGCGGACCGACGGTGACGGGGCGTTCAAATTCTACTTCTGGGACGACGACCTCGTCGCGACCACGTCGAACTACTACGGGTCGTGGGTCCACGTCGCCGCCCGGTACGACGCCGACGCCGGGGAACGCACGGTGTTCGTGGACGGCCAGCAGGTCGCCTCGGACGCGCCCGCGACGCCGAACTTCGTGGACGCCGACTACAGCATCGGCGGCTTCAACGGAGAGGCGTTCGATGGAATGCTCGCGGACGTGCGCCTGTACGCGACCGCGCTGTCGACCGACGAGATACGCCACGTCCACGAGAATCGCGCGCGCCTCGACCACAACGGAACGCTCCACGCTCACGAGTTCGTGGAGTTCGACGAGCGACTGATGGTCGAGGACGAGACGTTCACGTGCGACCAGCACGACCGCAGCGCTCTCGGCACGGTCACGCCGAGAGACACTGACGCCAGCGACTGGGAAGAGGGAGACGACACGCTCGGCAATATTGCCATCGTCGGCGAAGCCGAGATAACCGACACCACCTACGTTCCGGCGTCGTTCGAGTACACGAAGGTGAACGACGACGAGGGGTTCACCACCTCGTGGTCCGGCGGCGTCGTCTCGCCCGAGGGCTGGCAGACCGGCTGGAACGAGTTCTACGTCCCGGTCAGCGACGCCGACTACCTGAGTCCGGCGAGCGCGCCGTGGGAGAACATGGACCGGCTACAGCTCTACCGAACGGGACCGAACGCGGGCGACTCGAACCAGACCATCCGGTTACGCGACCTTCGGCTGGTGAAGACCCCCGACGCCGCGGACTCGGGCGCGCTCGCAGTCGACGCTGACGGTGTGGTGACCGCCGTCGAGTTCGACGAGACGACGGCGCTGAGTGGCTCGACGGTCGCCGAAGACGCTCCGACGCGACTCTCCGTCGGCCGACTGGACGAGTGCTGAACCGCTTTCTGACGTTTTACGAGACACGACAATGACACGCAAACGACGACACGAACGCGAGGACGCCGAGCGCCGCGGGGCCCAGTCACGGCTTCGCTCCGTCGCAGACCACTTCCACGGACGAACCGGGACACTGTTCGACCGGGCAACCGCCGTGGCGGACGTGGCGGCGGCTATCGGCGTCGAGGAGGCACAGGCCAGCGAATACGTCGGCCGCGTCGCCGGCGACCGGGTAGACCCCGTGGTCGCCGTTCCGACCGAGACCGGTACCTTCGTCGGCGTCCTCGACTATCACGAGGGCGACGGCTGGTACGGCTACACCGACTATCACGACCTGCGAGGCCCGCACCGTCGCGGGGTTTGCGCCCGGTGCGTCCGCGAGGCGGTCGGTGACGCCGAACCATACGCCGTGACCATCGACGTGGACCGGCCGTGGGAGGACCTCGGACGTGACCTCGAAACCCACTTCAGGACCGCTCATCCGAGCGTCGAGACGGGGTCGGTGCCCGTCGAGACTGGTGCGGTTCTGCGCTCGCGCACGACGGTCGGCGGGAATCGGGTGTGGCACACCGGCAACGACGGTACTGGCTCCGGCTTCGAAGCCGTGGCGGTCGATGGCCTCGACGGAGCGACGCTGAACCGTCGGCACACGAGCGACGTCGGTCGGCACCTCGACCGGAACCGTCTCGGCCTGAAGCTGTGGTACCGCTTCGACCTCGGGACGGGCGGTAGCGTCTCGGACTTCTCCCAGCACGGCGCGACTGGAAACAGGAAGGGAACGACGTGGACGTCCGGTCGCACCGGGAGCGCGCTGTCGTTCGACGGGAGCGACGACCGGGTCGCGGTCAACGACAACCTCGTGTACAATCAGTCCGGCGAACTCGACAACTTCACCGTGATGTGCTGGATGAAGACGACCAGTAGTGCCGAGATGTCTCTCGTCGCGTGGGACCGCAGCGAGTACTACCGGTTCGGTATGGATAGCGGCGGCCCGGCACTGAAGTTGACCAACGAGGGGGACTGGACGTACGACCACACGCCCGGCGGGTCGATAAACGACGGAAGTTGGCACCACGTCGCCGCAAGGTACGACCACGAGACGGGGGACTCGACGCTGTACGTGGACGGGTCACAGTTCGCTCAGACCTCGGCGTTCGGCGACGGCACGTCTATCGGGACAGGGGCGACGCGGTACGGCAT is a window from the Halorussus sp. MSC15.2 genome containing:
- a CDS encoding LamG domain-containing protein yields the protein MSLAAVWSFDGTLADESGNGNDGSGSVSYTAGKRGQALVGDGSTVTVPVSSSIENVFTGDELTVSVWWKQTSHTDSDDWGDILEYTDVDGASRRLERGDANASSEADFWCNFGEASNRISATGLGVGSGEWFHLVVRRTSSERSAWVNGSKVVSESVSGSVVGIDASNDLRINYHASGSDVGETRLYDRALSEQEIQQLSRAPVGQWKLNGTATDNTVYGNDGTVYNGAAPTDDTVLNRKCYTFDGSDDHVEVPYDDAFDVTEELTMSAWVRSDVDPDQTADNDWRGICSRVSSPYRLLLEEGGKFSGSVYVGGTRLKIDAPSSYFSVGAWHHVVYTHVATTGEAEIYVDGELANSKTFTTTGTIDTNTSHWQISEDGTHWNGEISDVRLYATALSSEAVRQLYENRATLDDRGSLYGHELVERPVRRGADCARYVSVGSTAEVAALRDGTDVYVNSAKRTTLNAQGTASLSVSDGDIVSADEPLYSGNQVPGVPVGWEGTRFAWRNNRHGPITAHVYATRNDATVEVYQTSNDPDNPATTTTVAAHAHVTVSTGDDDDQWILESDEPVVVFLEPGADYRPLYPANTEITGVPGGGMRVVAVEDSTSVTAYASDGSSSSTTLNRGEYWRPYSNSQYDGVAVNLVADGPVTCGTQADGDGSDMTTFFGRRGFATEYVLPVGAEFVTFAGLEENATVDVYDPSGSSLDSKTVGGGSSSNDDVPTYLQIDEGNVSYALDAGTKFVCSAPQWAMFENRTSNDETTFFGSSPGENHYIAPTRLPTAEGVVEAEAFDETQFGPSTALARDRPDGLEIGGELHEL
- a CDS encoding LamG-like jellyroll fold domain-containing protein translates to MTLVTQWTFDGDLRDRSGYDHHLSGSVTYAEGKTGRALVSAGNALDVPMTSEIEGVFSGNELTVAARLRIDESSKQWNDVLRYDDETGQERRLERGDADANTGRADYCNNVGFADTTTKLSDHNVGPAGEWYSLVVRRLPDRVEVWIDGTKVDAGSVSGSIPTISGGLRIDEEDNDTRIDEIRLYDHAVSTAEIQRFARGAVGRWKCSDLVEPIDNIYDSENLGSQWTIVTHGNGTATLSATDDDTAPSAPESTTKLVAEKETTGDDPDTSGGDKVWHGDYKKGADSVTASAGDTFTFSGWYRLTDSTGDPRNLRCDLYATDESWNNYSTDGTVRLEADSTWHRFENTVELTEDKEVTPSWQWSYDYGYQKLELCGLQVQYATAPSDEFVQGKGSRPGTAPDSTGHGHDGDPTGVAQAEGSALGRTCASFDGHDDEIVLPSLGVSGDRSLTLTAWLRVDADAGTNNNVFGFGGRNGGDTFSLRTDGDGAFKFYFWDDDLVATTSNYYGSWVHVAARYDADAGERTVFVDGQQVASDAPATPNFVDADYSIGGFNGEAFDGMLADVRLYATALSTDEIRHVHENRARLDHNGTLHAHEFVEFDERLMVEDETFTCDQHDRSALGTVTPRDTDASDWEEGDDTLGNIAIVGEAEITDTTYVPASFEYTKVNDDEGFTTSWSGGVVSPEGWQTGWNEFYVPVSDADYLSPASAPWENMDRLQLYRTGPNAGDSNQTIRLRDLRLVKTPDAADSGALAVDADGVVTAVEFDETTALSGSTVAEDAPTRLSVGRLDEC
- a CDS encoding LamG domain-containing protein — encoded protein: MTRKRRHEREDAERRGAQSRLRSVADHFHGRTGTLFDRATAVADVAAAIGVEEAQASEYVGRVAGDRVDPVVAVPTETGTFVGVLDYHEGDGWYGYTDYHDLRGPHRRGVCARCVREAVGDAEPYAVTIDVDRPWEDLGRDLETHFRTAHPSVETGSVPVETGAVLRSRTTVGGNRVWHTGNDGTGSGFEAVAVDGLDGATLNRRHTSDVGRHLDRNRLGLKLWYRFDLGTGGSVSDFSQHGATGNRKGTTWTSGRTGSALSFDGSDDRVAVNDNLVYNQSGELDNFTVMCWMKTTSSAEMSLVAWDRSEYYRFGMDSGGPALKLTNEGDWTYDHTPGGSINDGSWHHVAARYDHETGDSTLYVDGSQFAQTSAFGDGTSIGTGATRYGMVGVGSEASSPDSDRNSNYFSGTIDEVRVYHRALSGNEIQDIYRGVA